In the Diospyros lotus cultivar Yz01 chromosome 13, ASM1463336v1, whole genome shotgun sequence genome, AAATATaagtagaaataaaaaaaaaaatctctaatattgagaaaaaaatcacataacaagctccaaaaaatattttattataataaagataattacAAATATCCTTATTGATAATGATTTTTAAGACCGACCACCATGTGCCACCTCTACAACTGAACATTGGGAATAGAACCTCGGACTTGACGATGTCGGACCTTGGGAATAAAAAttgcaagacaatggagtgacggggctaggatcccccggggtggactcccaCGCTCAAATCAATAGAGTAAAGGAAAtagtaataaatgtaagagttGGAGAGCTTGGTTATACCTGGTGAAAACTCCTACTTTTTATAGGCGGGTCCATTATGGGATGCTTGAGATACGAGGGCACAACTCCCGAGGAACCCAGTCAAGCTAGAATGGGTCTCACGGTCAGGCCTAGATTTTTCGAACTCCGCTTTGGATTGtggacttgccacgtgtcagtctctcGAGCAATCCACGCGACGAGTGAGGACactagcgcgtaggggtattattataattttaggtagtgccacatcacttgccccccactccttgcgCTGAGCTAAAAATCATGCTAGGTCGAGGAGTAGCTTCATTTCTGAGGCTATTTGACTGTAGATTTTTTCTGAGATGCACATAAGTGTTTTTAAGcatgaaattaatatttaacaacCCCATCTATTACCTTAAAATTATAAGGGGTCTTTGGTTTGAGGGAAACATTCATTATTTTGAACTTTAAAAGGGTATTTGGTTGGAGGGCTTGGATccctctatataagccctaaggCCCTACCCCTTAATTATCACTTCAAGACAAGCCCAGGCCGAGCCAGGGGTTTGGTCATGGCTGAGGAGCTTGGCCCCGCCAAGATCTAGCGAGGCCTAGCCCAGCCAAGGTTGGTTGGCCATGGCCTGGGTTTGGCTAGGCCGACCTTTGCTTGGCTGAGGAAGAAGACGCAatgcttttttaaaaaaaaataacaatacaaAAAACAGACAAGTAGCCAAAgcaatgcaaaaagaaaagcaaaagagggaaagaaaaacTAACCTCAAAAAGTTGGAAGCTTGTCTTGAAGTGATAATTAAGGGGTGGGGTcttagggcttatatagagggATCCAAGCCCTCCAACCAAATACCctttaaaagttcaaaataatgAATGTTTCCTTCTAACGAATGTTTCTCTCCAACCAAATATCCCTTATAATTTTAAGGTAATAGATGGGGTTGTTAAACATTAATCTCGTGCTTAAAAACACTCATGTGCATCTTGAAAAAAATCTACAGTCAAATAGCCTCAGAAATTAAGCTACTCCTCAACCCAGTATGATTTTTATCTCAGTTCAAAGAGTgtggggcaagtgatgtggcattacctaaaattacaagaatacccctacgcacTAGTGGCCTCGCTCGCCACGTGGATTGCCCGAGAGACTGACACATGGCAAGTCCACAATCCAAAGCGGAGTTTGAAAAATTAGGGCCGGACCGTGAGACCCGTTCCAGCTTGACTGGGGTCCTCAGGAGTCGTGTCAGCTTATCTCGGGCACCCCATAACGGACCCGCCTATAAAAAGCAGGGGCCCTTACCAGGTATAACCAAGCTCTCCaactcttacatttattactaTTTGCATTTACTCTGttgacttgagcatcggagtccATCCCGGGAGATCCTAGTTCCGTCACTCCATTGTCTTATAGTTTCTATCCTCAAGGTCCGACATCGCCAAGTTTGAGATTCTATTCCGAGATCCAGTTATAGAGATGACACGTGATGATTGGTCCCAAAAACAATAATCACTTATACACTCTATTGAAGAATAAATGGATGCCtatgtaatatttatatatgtagatgaGTAAAAAGAATCAAACAAAGTTCATTTCCTATTAATTTTGGTGGGTTAACCATGCATTGGGCCAAATGGCTAATTGCATAGACTGCTAATCTTGGTCCAAAATTTTACTAGTATGGAAGAAGTGTCCTCCATGATGAGGACCCAAGTTTTAGTGCAATTTTGACTGACTTAATAAATGAATTGGGTGGTGagattttaattagtaatggaGGGTTTGGAGATGAATAAGGAGtcattgaattatatttttcttaggGTTAGATCAATTTTAAATCAAGTCAAACAGAATTGATCAGTCTAACTGCTTCTATaagtaaacatatatatagttttgtgtCAGCTAATCTTGCTATACTTGAGGGggcatttcaagatttttttttgtctccttCGATAATTTATCTAAGCCTATGCTTGGAGGGAAAATGAATTAAGGGCCAAAAAAATATAGTGGGGTTTTAGGGGATGAATAAGATTTATCATTTCATAACTGAGGACAACCTTGGATTCTGTTTGGAATTAATGTGTTGTGTTGTATTTTGGTTGTTGTGTTATATTATGTTGTATtgtgaaattaatattaataaagtAGTGTTTGGTAATTGGGTGTTGCGTTGTCATTATTAATGTTAAGAACAAGTACTAAATGTTTGGTTAATgttttattattgtgttgtagatttgtaaaataactaaaaagatactaaaaatcaaataattattttataagtgACATAATCatgagaaaagagaaaacttaataaaagaaaataactttttaacaATTATGGGTTCTATTATTAgttgttgtgttttttttttataaaaagtagAGGTTCTTTGAGTTCGAGAATCTGAGTAACATAATGATTTGTTCGATATGAACAAAATGAGAGGGGGGCTATACCCCTTCTCCCAAACACCCCCTTGCACGCTAACATTGGGTAAATTCGACATGGTTAAAAGAATTAATGTGTCCttaaatttacctaaaaataatttaactttaGAAGAAATAATTGTGatttaaaaacataacaatACTTCTAccaaatgatatttaaaaaaaaaaattgataacaaGTTTAATCAGGGCCTAAGGCCTATCCCGGTACCGGTGTCTTGTGTTAGCCGTGATTGTTATATTGTGATGTGAAAATAATGTTGAGGTGATgtgaaaataatgttaaaaaagtAGCTTTGGCAACCAAGTGtgctattatatttattaatgctAAAAGAATGTAACAAGTATTTagtcaactttttttttttgttgtagatatacatacaaaatgacaaaaaaataaacactaatATTCACTAAGtatttagataattattttaaaataaggctatattttttttatataaaatagttTTACGTAAAatatattgaagaaaaaaatattatatttcaaaatctaaataagaatgaaaGTTAAAAACACCACTAGTATTTTTaggtatttgaattttttgttatttcaattacatttttaaattatgtaatttcaagataattacatttttataatttttatttttttaattatactcatgaactatgtttaatttattatttttaacaaatttatcgatacatgtaattaatttaaaattatataattcatgatttaattaaaataataaaaaaattgagtatataaatgaaaaaaatgtacaaatataagaattaaaatatatatttgactctttgaaaatataacaattaaattaattttgaatttaaaaatataataatttatttaactcatcctaaaaagataataaataatttaatttcaaaaataaaataaaataatttgttttacGATTCTCAATTATATTCTCACTTCCACGCCTCAAACGTGAATCAATCGGCAGCTCAGTTACAATGCTTTAGGAATCGGAGATTGtcggagggagagagaaaactTAAATTATAAGTGCAAGGACGGATCAGGTGAGGGAAGGCCCTTTGTACCCTGTATGGTACTCTTCTTCATCTTGCCGAAGAGTCTGTTGGAACGTCTTTCTCAACCTCTATTTTTTGTGCACATCCGATCCAAAAATGGCGTATCGGATCAATACGCCGCTCCGATGCCCTTCCGATTCGCTGCTTATCTCGCCCATACACTATCGACAAAGCCTTCGCGCACACAATCTCTTCCCTTTCTCCTTCCCTCCCGCAAAGGTACACTCTGGCCTCTTTTTCTTGGAAGCATTACGCTCCAAACCCTAATTCCGTTTTCCATTATATACTAATAATCGTCTccactttttcttgtttttttttttttttcaatttattattgttactaTAATAGATTTCTTATTCTATTACTCGGCGCCGTAGCTCCCTGTCTGTGAGGTCCCAAATGGCGACGCAAGATAAATCAGTCTCCGAGAACAGAATGTTGGTTAGTGAACGCCTGCTCTTGTTTGGTGCCCGAGAAAGTGCTGGAAAACTTTGCTGGTTTTAGTGCTTTTGGCTATTCGTGTGTTTTCTCCTTGACCAAACGGAAATTTGTTCGTGTGTTGGGTTGGGTTTCAGGTGTTTGTTCCTCCACATCCGCTGATCAAGCACTGGGTTTCAGTTCTCAGAAATGAGCATACTCCTTGCGCAATCTTTAGTGAGTGACAGTTCAAATTATCCTATCGTTGTTTTTTTTGGGAAATTCTTTCCTCACTCTCTTTCGGGTTATGCAAAATAAGCTAAAAGTTAGTACTTTCTGCAAATTGGTAACTGCATAGGGTGTTTTGGTATTTTGGTTGTGTAGTTCTGGCTGCAAACTTAGGTCAGGGCACGGTATAATGCATTCGAATGTGAAGTTGTTCCTGTTTTTCCGGTGGCGCTCAAATGAAAGTGAATTTTTTGCTGAACATAGTTGAGCAAATTTGTTTTATGATTATATTATATGGCTGTGCTATGATATGGCCATAGATGGAGATGGCTAAaggtctaaaattcatgtagctgacctcACCTACCgggattaagacttgtgattGGTATTGTATTATACGGTTGTGGTATTTTTTTAAAGAGTTGTTCATTTCTACGTATGGTGCTACATCACACTTTTAGCAACCCTTTTTGCTAATGGTCATTTTGCTTTCTTATAATAGTACCAGACAGAAACTGAAAGTGAATAAGTGATGGATTTTTAAACCAGGAAATGGACAAAAGCTTCGTGCTCATGGTCATTTTGCTTGCTTATAAAGCAACCCTTTTAGTTAAGGGGGCATTTATGTTCTCATCATAGAGCCAGCAAGTGAAAGTGAATAGCTGACGGATTTTAGACTGGGAAATGAACAAAAACTTCCTGccaattttagtgtttttataATGGTAGGGCCAGAAACTGAAAGTGAATAGGTGATGAATTTTTAAACTAGGAGTCGGACAAAAGCTAGCTGCCAATGAGCATTTAGCTTGGTTATAGTAGTGCCAGCTATAAACTGAATGCATAGGCAATCAATTTTTAAACCAGAAAATGGACAACATTTCCTGCTAATGGGGATGTAGCTTGCTTGTGATAGTGCCAGCCAAAAACTGAATTGAGTTGGTTATGGAAATTTACACAATTAAAGGAACAAAACTCCCTTATGAGGTATATACTGGTTGATTTTACACTTGAATTGAAATACACGTGGAGCCTCTGGAtttcagtattttttttaatttcattttgatagTTTATGCCAAATATAATTAGAAGAACCACAATTTATATATTGTGTTAATCTTTCAGAAAATTATTTGTATGACATCAGAATTCGTAACTCTACTTAATCGTTAAGCTTATTTATTGCCTTTTTAAGCCCATTTTATTACATGCTTTGCTTCCATGTGGAGCAACTAGGATAGGATCTTTCTTGTTAATGTTTCACTACTTGTGGAttgaaatctttttgttttGGACCAAGAAACTCCAAACCTGGAACCCGAAATGACTGAATGCATATGATGAGTATTTTAATTGTATGCAATGCTGATATTTACAAAATGAATCCATGATACGAGGCTAGTAGGTGTTGGTTCATTGGATGGATAACTGGTTTTTAGATCTAGATGGTGTGGAACTGTAGAAATATGGAAGAATTGAAGACAGAGAAGAAACtgtgggaagaagaagagaagaggatcagatagagggagggagggggagagagagagggagggagggatggAGATCCATTTATATTAAGTACCAATCAAAAGCATCATCTTTGATAATTTATGGAACTATGATTaaccatataaaataaataaaatctaaaaaaaataagataaataactAAATTCCCTATCATAATTACCCTAACTATAATTAtcctaacaaaataaataaaagtcataaaaactaaaatcaaaattccaaatttcaaataaaatctaattCAATAGAACAGCCAGAAAATTGAGAAgattaaagaaaaaagagaagaaatttgaggaagaagaagagaacaaAGAAAGGAAGACCCAGGAGAGAAatcaaggaaagaaaataatcaattgTATTCAAATCATCAACGCATGAAGTTTTTTATTACATCATATGCTGATTTATAGGTTAAAATCCTAACTAAAAGATAGTTACTTTAATAACAATTATCGTAACAATTTCATGCATAATAGTAGAAATATAGTAGAAAAAgttaaagagaaagagaggagattcaggaaaaataAGAGGAGAAGAAGTTCAAAAGAGAAGAAGACCCAAGAGAGAGGGTCCACAATAAcaactcctttttttttattgtaaaatggtaaaaaatcaaaataaataaataagcacaCTTAAGTGTGCCTTGTCCCTTAAAAAAGTGGGCCCTTTTAGTGCTTAAGCTGTGCCATTTCATTTGCACTTTGCTTTGACAAGAAAAAGCACTACAACTGCACTTTGCGCTTAAGCTTACTTAAGCATGCTTTTAACAACACTGGACATAGTTTGCTTCAATTCCTTTATATTAGAATGTGAAAGTGTATTTAATTTTGCTTGACTGGACTTGTGTAAGTCTCCTGTAGCACCACTGCAACACTGTTTTGTTCcccttttttgaaaattaatttctaaaaatctaTTGCTTGTGTTTTGGCTGTTCTAAgatttctatttcatttcataGTATTGCCTTTTATTACTCCTTGCAActttaagttttttttcttagtaatatatgaatttatttgttttaattgttATAGGAAATGCGATGGCTGAGTTAGGGAGGTTGCTTATGTATGAAGCATCACGAGATTGGCTTGTAAGGTCACTACATTATGCTTGTTTGATTTTCTAACATATAATAGATACAGATTAAAATGGTCTATTGTTGGAGGTAGTACAAATTCAGCAAATATGGACCAAGAAATGTGTCATAATATTGATAAATAGATATAGCTGGAGTTGAAGAATCTAGATTTAATATTAGAAGAAAAGGAGGCAATGCAACAACTGGAACATCAGCTTAACTTCTAGTTCATGACCAGTTTTGGTTGAAGAAGTCAATTAGATGGCACTAACGAGGAAGGTGATGAGAACTATAACtgtaatgatgatgatgacttTCTTAGTCTCAGCTAAatcattgaaaatgaattaaaggCCTCTCTTTTGTTCTgtttttgcatgaatttttgtCTTTATGGTATTATGTAGTAATTTAGTTGTGGGTATTATATTATCTCtatatttttctaacatttgtGTTTTGTTTCAAATGAGCCACGGATGCACTTTGCGCTTTGTGCTTAAGCTCTAGAAGACCTTTGAGCTTGAGTGCACTTAGAGCCTTTAAAAACACTAACTTGAAATTTACTGGCATTGAGGATTTGGTTGAAGGACGCATAGATACTAAAACTAAAGCAAATTTGGGTAGCTTACGAGACTTATTGCCTATAGCATGTCCTCTTTTATGTGCTTATATAATTGAAGCAGAACGATCAAAAGAAAGATAGTTCTGATACCTATTGATGCAGAACCCCAAAGAATAACACATGAATAAACTAAAACTCACAATCTGAACTCAAAATCAATTCTCAAATTAATATCAATAATAAAAGTATACTTTCAGTTACATCCTAAACAACTATATATAGGCAACTAATAGATATAATCTTACTCTAATTAGGATTATAATAGACATAATCCCAATTTAATTAAGATTCGAGTGGAACCTAATAATTGAAGGATAAACAAACAGAACtgagaaacaaaagaaatttaggaaataaacaaaagaaaaaaataatactaattcCTATTTCTATGACTCGAATAAGATTTTCCTAAATATCTACTTCTTTTGTTCTGCATCAGTAATATTTCTGACTCATGTTTGTATGGTTTTACTGCTGGCAGCCTATCATAACAGGGGAGATCCAATCACCAATGGGTGTTGCGCCCGTCGAATTTATTGATCCCAGGGAACCTGTGGCGGTTAGTATACAAATGAACCTCTGTTTCTACTTTTTACACTGTACCTCTTTTGTATTAGATTTGTctgaattaattaattccttaTCTTACAAACTATTCATGAACAGGAAAGCTTTTTTATATGCAGTCTCATAATTCCTGGAATACACTTCTTGCAAGCTATTTaggaattgattttttttttcttttaaaattaatgaatgtgATCTttgttcaaatatatattatcctGGAAGAATTTAACTTTTTTGTGGCCATCACGGATTCACTGGTTCTTTAGCTTTTCAGGTTATTCCTATCTTGAGAGCTGGTCTTGCTCTAGCAGAACATGCATCATCAATTTTACCTGCATTGAAAACTTACCATCTGGGTAAGATTGGTTTCTGCATTTGTGAATTTAGTGTACTTTAAGGGCTGACTTTCTATACAACCTTTCTTTTAGTTGTGAATGTGAACAATCATAtagaaattttacttaaaaaccTATATCTTTAAGAGTTTTTGAAGGGCTAGTATTTTTCTCATGCGGATTGTACTCAAAAGATTATACACCAAATGATCATGTTGATATACTCATTActtctatttaataaatttgcttatatatatgtatatgcaacaacatatcaaaccttaatctcactaggtaGAGTTGACAACATAAATTCTAGCTCTCTAATTATCTCTATCTATTATCATATCTTCTTTAAGATCTTTATAACTCACATTGTACCTAAAAGTAGTTTTTCTTAGATCTTCTACCTATTTTTTGCTAAAGGTTTATTTCATTGTATCTACTACTCACAAGAGCTTTGTCTGCTTCTCATATgattaaattatcttaattatgTCTCATGCCTCTTTTTTTCAACCTTATTATGACTAAcctcattttttaaattgtcCTTTCTTAAATGGTTGCATATCTATCATAGCATCCTCATTTacattatacttgtattttgcacatgttagtGTTTTGCTACCCAATATTATATACACGCTTTTCCATCTTAACCATTCTTTCTTAATTCTATGGATCTTCAttaatttcttcatctttttgaatgattattctaaaatatataaacGGATCTTTTTATTAAGATgacttgattgatcttcaagtttaccataacatcatccacacatatttttactaaacttacatttcatatattcagTTCTCAACCTAAAATCTCTATACTCTGAAGTGTTCCTTCATATCTCGATCTTAGTATTCATGCCTTCTGTTGTCTAATCAACCAAGGCAATGCCATCTACTAGTAGCATACATCAAGCCAACTTTGCTTGGATGTATTTATCAAGTTTATTTGTTACTAAAACAAAGAGATAAGGGCTCAATATAGATCCTTGATATAAACCAATTCTAATTGCAAAAGTCTCATTATCTCCTCCACATGTTTTGACACATGTTCTTCTCCATGACACATGCCTTCGGTAAACTATATATAAGCAATTTCACACGCATTTCTTCTCTAATACCCTTCATAAGActtttctagagaatttgagattagttttttttttttttctaaatctattaAAACCATATGTAGTCCTTTTGTTTCTAAATCTTTCCATCATGCatctcaacaagtatatagtTTCCATTACTGACTTATTAGCCATACAAATTGGTTTGGCACCCTTGCCTTTTGTCAATGACACTATTCTTGGTTTGGCACCCTTGCCTCCAGTCAATCACACTATCTTAAATTTTCATAGTGTGGCTCATTAGCTTGatttctctgtaattttcacaacaTTGAatatcttctttatttttataaataggcaccaAGTGCTCTTCAATTCGTTAGACATCCTCTTTGATTTAAGAACCACATTTAATAGGTTTAGTAACTACAAGGTGCTTGCTTTTTTCTCCCATGCCTTTCCATGCTTCTACTAGTATATATCATCCTGTCTTACTGCTTTACCAGTCTTCTTTTTTGTAACTTGTTTCACTTCTTTTGGGAAATATGCCTATAGAACACAtaatatttttcagaattagTTAAATgcccaacaacaacaacaacacatccagcctttatcccactgtgtggggtcggctacatgaattctagactttcatgtatttctgtcttttgtcatatcttcattgatgtgtatacatttcatatcaaattttaatgttttttccAAAGTCTTCTAagatctgcctctacctctttttttgactaattgttccatttcatccactctcctcacaggagcgtctcttggtcttcttttcacatgaccaaaccatcttagtctagtctctctcatcttctcctctattggcactgctcctaccttattacgaataacttcatttctaattttatctttttttgtatggccgcacatccatcttaacatcctcatctccgctacgctcgtctttcgcttatgctagtatttgactgcccaacattttgagtcgtacaacaaaactggtcttatagctgtcctatagaattttcctttcagttttaatgggattttaccatcacataacactcccgatgcatttctccattttatccaacatgccttaattctatgtgtgacatcctcgtgaatttctccatctttttgaatcactgatcccaaatatctaaaatgatcttttctttctaagatttggtcttccaattttattataacatcctccactcttgtattcttactaaatttatattccatatattctgttttctttttgcttaatttaaatcccttatattctaaattgtttctccataactcaagtttagtgttcactcattcttttgtttcatccaccaacactatgtcgtctgcaaaaagcatacaccatggcacctctgtctgaatatttttagtgagttcatccatttctaaagcaaataagtatggacttagtgcagaaccttaatgcaatcctattgtaattagTTAAatgcccaaatataatatttgtttcttTACATTCATTGAATAGCTTTGAAAAATATTCCTTTTATCTCTCCTTGATTTCCCCTTCATTTACCGGTACCTTTTGGTCTTGGAACTTTTATATGCTTCACTTGGCTCAagtctctttttcttttttctattgcATTAGCCATCATATACCACTTTTTCTGTCATTTGTGTCAGATCAGTTGTATAACTTTGATATGCATTTGATCTTGCTTCATTGACAGCCTTCTTCGTATCCCTTTTTcctaaaatatacatattttaattttcttcattaGGGCATGTATGCCAAGTCTTATAGTTTgctttatatatgtgtatatgttaTGCTCATTGCAACCACATTTAGCTGGTCCAATTTATTTATACTAACCCCTTTTGGAGATTCATTAAGAGCTGAGGTAATTGGCTGTATTTATGTTTTTGCAAATTAAGGGATCAGCAGAAACGAGGAGACACTTCAGCCAACTGTATATTTAAACAAGTAAGAATATCCAGTATAGACCATTGAGATTTTTCCATTTACTGTTTATTTTATTGGCCTTTGCCccaaacatattttcttgtgCTTTTCTTATTATCTTTGCTGTTGCATGAATCCAGTGCCATGAAAGACCATTATGCTTTATTTCT is a window encoding:
- the LOC127788635 gene encoding uracil phosphoribosyltransferase isoform X8 is translated as MAYRINTPLRCPSDSLLISPIHYRQSLRAHNLFPFSFPPAKISYSITRRRSSLSVRSQMATQDKSVSENRMLVFVPPHPLIKHWVSVLRNEHTPCAIFRNAMAELGRLLMYEASRDWLPIITGEIQSPMGVAPVEFIDPREPVAVIPILRAGLALAEHASSILPALKTYHLGISRNEETLQPTVYLNKLPESFPEGSRVFVIDPMLATGGTIVAALDLIKERGVDNKHIKVVSAVAAPPALQKLSDKFPGLHVYTGTIDPTVNEKGFTIPGLGDAGDRSFGT
- the LOC127788635 gene encoding uracil phosphoribosyltransferase isoform X6; this translates as MAYRINTPLRCPSDSLLISPIHYRQSLRAHNLFPFSFPPAKISYSITRRRSSLSVRSQMATQDKSVSENRMLVFVPPHPLIKHWVSVLRNEHTPCAIFRNAMAELGRLLMYEASRDWLPIITGEIQSPMGVAPVEFIDPREPVAVIPILRAGLALAEHASSILPALKTYHLGISRNEETLQPTVYLNKLPESFPEGSRVFVIDPMLATGGTIVAALDLIKERGVDNKHIKVVSAVAAPPALQKLSDKFPGLHVYTGTIDPTVNEKGFIIPGLGDAGDRSFGT